The following coding sequences are from one Biomphalaria glabrata chromosome 8, xgBioGlab47.1, whole genome shotgun sequence window:
- the LOC106060851 gene encoding uncharacterized protein LOC106060851, with amino-acid sequence MSHASKGGKASKMSAQSNVKDSSVCIKQGVLRLKKSSFSLAKWSSRHVVLTPSALYMYKNEQTTTPRSVLWLKDYIQAIPAGSDSFVLMASPNVNSKEVVEYKTFSCDSEADMRNWIAALVTQMSMVRNELSLPIMPECETVEHTYEDIDCSGAISDQHSKSVVTKSQKEAKAQKVKAGLVQCVEQLSLTTQDLSQSILYLATFKNNTPDVIQSALNSPNQPTGSMPDSHLSSESENETQATGTASIVSKKTHETSSLASSKETNSHGSSAESAPCQKRHFHIDLVDGNPGSDYVIMKSPTEQINAARVFEDGLHINYSENQGN; translated from the coding sequence ATGAGTCATGCTTCGAAAGGCGGGAAAGCATCCAAAATGTCTGCCCAAAGCAATGTCAAGGATTCAAGCGTATGTATAAAACAAGGCGTTCTTCGTCTCAAGAAATCCAGCTTTTCATTGGCGAAATGGTCAAGCAGGCACGTGGTGCTGACTCCTAGCGCCCTCTACATGTACAAGAATGAGCAGACGACTACTCCCCGCTCTGTGCTCTGGCTGAAAGATTACATTCAGGCCATCCCGGCTGGCTCCGACAGCTTCGTTCTGATGGCGTCGCCAAACGTAAACAGCAAAGAGGTGGTCGAGTATAAGACTTTCTCCTGCGACAGTGAGGCAGACATGAGAAACTGGATTGCCGCGTTGGTCACCCAGATGTCCATGGTGCGAAACGAGCTTAGCCTTCCCATAATGCCTGAGTGTGAAACAGTTGAACATACGTATGAAGACATTGATTGTTCCGGTGCTATTTCTGACCAACATTCTAAATCTGTGGTTACGAAAAGTCAGAAAGAGGCAAAGGCACAAAAGGTCAAGGCTGGTCTTGTTCAGTGCGTAGAACAGCTGTCTTTGACCACCCAGGACCTGAGTCAGTCTATTCTGTACTTAGCAACCTTCAAAAACAATACACCTGATGTCATTCAGTCTGCTTTGAATAGCCCAAACCAACCAACAGGCTCCATGCCAGACAGCCATCTTAGTTCAGAATCTGAAAATGAAACACAAGCAACAGGGACAGCTTCAATTGTATCTAAGAAAACTCATGAAACATCCTCTCTTGCGTCATCTAAGGAGACAAACTCTCATGGCTCGTCTGCCGAGTCAGCGCCTTGCCAAAAACGTCATTTCCACATCGATCTCGTGGACGGAAACCCGGGAAGTGATTACGTCATCATGAAAAGCCCGACGGAACAGATCAACGCGGCGAGAGTATTTGAAGATGGGCTTCACATAAACTACTCGGAAAATCAAGGAAACTGA